In Fibrobacter sp. UWH6, a single genomic region encodes these proteins:
- a CDS encoding 1-deoxy-D-xylulose-5-phosphate reductoisomerase — MKNVVLLGATGSIGTSTVDVCLQHSDLFKVYAVAANSSVEKVAEIVRKFKVERVCMFKPEAAKELSAMLNMPVLSGMEGLCELAADPKADIIINALMGAVGCLPTITAIEHGKHVALANKETMVMAGPVIWDKLAENPKAFITPIDSEHSAIFQCLADRPNKEVECLEITASGGPFRTWDIERFENITVADALNHPVWSMGRKITIDSASMMNKGLEVLEAHFLFHIPYEQIKVVVHPQSMVHSLVQFRDGSLMAQLGAPDMRIPIQVALTWPERLPLETKRLDLPTLGQLTFFEPDFNKFRCLALAFEAGRRGGVVPAMMNAANEVLVDRFLDGKLKFTDIPRHVETIINGAPNLTGHLTLEQVLEADAEARRLTLDLIK; from the coding sequence ATGAAAAATGTCGTTCTTCTCGGTGCTACCGGTTCTATCGGAACTTCTACTGTAGATGTTTGCCTTCAGCATTCCGACCTGTTCAAGGTCTATGCCGTGGCTGCAAATTCCAGCGTTGAAAAAGTTGCTGAAATTGTTCGCAAGTTCAAGGTGGAACGTGTTTGCATGTTCAAGCCCGAAGCCGCCAAGGAACTGAGCGCCATGCTCAATATGCCGGTGCTCTCCGGTATGGAAGGCCTCTGCGAACTGGCTGCCGACCCCAAGGCCGACATCATCATCAACGCCCTTATGGGTGCCGTAGGCTGCTTGCCCACCATTACCGCTATCGAACACGGTAAGCATGTGGCTCTGGCCAACAAGGAAACCATGGTCATGGCCGGCCCCGTCATCTGGGACAAGCTGGCCGAAAATCCCAAGGCTTTCATCACTCCCATCGACTCTGAACACAGCGCTATTTTCCAGTGCCTGGCCGACCGCCCCAACAAGGAAGTGGAATGCCTGGAAATCACCGCTTCCGGTGGCCCTTTCCGTACCTGGGATATCGAACGTTTTGAAAACATCACTGTTGCCGATGCTTTGAATCATCCGGTGTGGAGCATGGGCCGCAAGATCACCATCGACTCCGCTTCCATGATGAACAAGGGTCTTGAAGTTCTTGAAGCCCACTTCCTGTTCCACATTCCTTACGAACAGATCAAGGTGGTGGTTCACCCCCAGTCCATGGTGCACTCTTTGGTGCAGTTCCGCGACGGTTCCCTGATGGCTCAGCTGGGCGCCCCCGACATGCGCATTCCTATTCAGGTGGCCCTCACTTGGCCGGAACGCCTGCCTCTTGAAACCAAGCGCCTCGACCTGCCGACCTTGGGTCAGCTCACCTTCTTCGAACCGGACTTCAACAAGTTCCGTTGCCTGGCCCTCGCATTTGAAGCTGGCCGCCGCGGCGGTGTAGTTCCCGCCATGATGAATGCCGCCAACGAAGTTCTGGTGGATCGCTTCCTGGATGGCAAGCTGAAGTTCACCGATATTCCCCGTCATGTGGAAACTATCATCAACGGCGCTCCCAACCTTACCGGTCATCTGACTCTGGAACAGGTTCTGGAAGCCGACGCCGAAGCTCGCCGCCTGACTCTTGACTTGATTAAGTAA
- the galE gene encoding UDP-glucose 4-epimerase GalE, which yields MNILLTGGAGYIGSHTIIELDKAGHSVVVVDNLVNSSEESLRRVAQIIGKPVPFVKADVRDAAAMNEVFEKYSFDACIHFAGLKAVGESVAKPLEYYENNMNATFVLLDVMRKHNCKNFIFSSSATVYGDPAIIPITEECPKGQCTNPYGKTKSMLEEVLMDLQKADPEWNVVLLRYFNPIGAHQSGLIGENPNGIPNNLMPYITQTAVGLRQELGVFGNDYDTPDGTGVRDYIHVCDLAAGHVCALQAIERKCGLAIYNLGTGHGYSVLDVVHAFEKANGLKVPYSIKPRRAGDIATCYCNPAKAKAELGWEAKYGIEDMCRDSWNFQKNNPKGY from the coding sequence ATGAATATTCTTCTTACAGGTGGCGCAGGTTATATTGGCAGCCACACCATCATTGAACTTGATAAGGCTGGCCACTCCGTGGTTGTGGTCGATAATCTGGTGAACTCCAGCGAGGAATCCCTTCGCCGGGTGGCTCAGATTATTGGAAAGCCGGTTCCCTTTGTAAAGGCTGACGTCCGTGATGCAGCCGCCATGAACGAAGTTTTTGAAAAGTATTCCTTTGATGCCTGCATTCATTTTGCGGGTCTCAAGGCGGTGGGCGAATCTGTTGCCAAGCCTCTGGAGTATTACGAGAACAACATGAACGCCACCTTCGTTCTGTTGGACGTCATGCGCAAGCATAACTGCAAGAACTTTATTTTTTCTTCTTCTGCAACGGTGTATGGCGATCCGGCCATCATCCCCATTACTGAAGAATGCCCCAAGGGTCAGTGCACCAATCCCTATGGCAAGACCAAGTCCATGCTTGAAGAAGTACTGATGGATTTGCAGAAGGCCGACCCTGAGTGGAACGTAGTGCTCCTCCGTTATTTCAATCCCATTGGCGCTCACCAGAGCGGTCTCATTGGCGAGAACCCTAACGGAATCCCCAACAATTTGATGCCTTATATTACGCAGACCGCCGTGGGCTTACGTCAGGAACTGGGCGTGTTCGGCAACGATTACGATACCCCCGACGGAACTGGTGTCCGCGACTATATTCACGTTTGCGATTTGGCTGCGGGCCATGTGTGCGCCTTGCAGGCCATTGAACGTAAGTGTGGCCTTGCCATCTACAACCTGGGTACAGGTCATGGCTATTCTGTATTGGATGTGGTTCACGCATTCGAAAAAGCAAACGGATTGAAGGTCCCGTATAGTATCAAGCCTCGCCGTGCCGGCGACATCGCTACCTGTTACTGCAACCCTGCAAAGGCCAAGGCTGAACTGGGTTGGGAAGCGAAGTACGGTATCGAGGATATGTGCCGCGATTCCTGGAACTTCCAGAAGAATAATCCCAAGGGATACTAG
- a CDS encoding phosphatase PAP2 family protein has product MNRILSIILIFLFTVLAHGQEPVSDTTVVRQSTDHKSNSASVTLSPFDHLGQNMLWSAFGWPLAFHLVGGGATYLLSTNDVDLKVARFAARQNELAFGIAFMPGMMAGTFFPFLVPGYMYFFSGNKTLNNTGAVAAQATAVAFLYNNILKAISGRAHPVADSNSGSLSRDFKWGFFKRGVFYGWPSGHSMTNAALAMSIASYHRDNPFVVAGCGLFAGYVATSMVLGAKGEAHWFSDAVAGVLMGASIGWYIGNAFYREKNGAPEKGMRVTVAPLFYDDQKGLVASLYF; this is encoded by the coding sequence ATGAATCGAATTCTTTCCATAATTTTGATTTTTCTTTTTACTGTTCTTGCTCACGGGCAGGAACCGGTTTCGGATACAACGGTGGTTCGTCAGTCAACGGACCATAAAAGTAATTCAGCCTCCGTTACTTTGTCGCCTTTCGATCACCTGGGTCAAAACATGCTGTGGAGTGCCTTTGGCTGGCCTCTCGCTTTTCACCTAGTTGGCGGTGGCGCAACCTACCTGCTTTCTACCAATGATGTGGATTTGAAGGTGGCTCGATTTGCGGCTCGTCAGAATGAGCTGGCCTTCGGTATCGCCTTTATGCCGGGAATGATGGCGGGAACGTTTTTCCCGTTTCTTGTTCCTGGCTATATGTACTTCTTTAGCGGCAATAAAACCTTGAACAATACCGGTGCGGTGGCGGCCCAGGCTACGGCGGTGGCGTTTTTGTACAACAATATCCTGAAGGCAATTTCGGGGCGTGCCCACCCGGTGGCGGATAGCAATAGCGGAAGCCTTTCCCGGGATTTTAAGTGGGGCTTTTTTAAGCGAGGTGTTTTTTATGGCTGGCCTTCGGGGCACTCCATGACCAACGCAGCCCTTGCCATGAGCATCGCCAGCTATCATCGTGACAATCCCTTCGTGGTTGCGGGCTGTGGCCTCTTTGCGGGCTATGTGGCGACCAGCATGGTCCTTGGTGCCAAGGGGGAGGCGCACTGGTTTTCCGATGCGGTGGCCGGTGTTCTGATGGGGGCCTCTATCGGGTGGTACATCGGAAATGCGTTCTATCGTGAAAAAAACGGCGCACCCGAAAAAGGGATGCGGGTTACCGTTGCGCCCCTATTTTATGATGACCAGAAAGGGCTTGTGGCCTCCTTGTATTTCTAG
- a CDS encoding flavodoxin translates to MKKIILILLTILMGAAMAAESKKLVIYYSRADENYSVGYIKKGNTEIVAEIIAAKTGATLLKVEPVKEYPKEYDDCIAVAKKELANDSRPEIKPVSVNPEEYDEIYVGYPVWWGEMPMPMVTFFEKYNLKGKTIHPFVTHEGSGLSGVARLKKLTGANVTMGLAIYGHVAQNEKSKAEKDVEKWIR, encoded by the coding sequence ATGAAAAAGATCATCCTCATCCTTTTAACAATCCTTATGGGGGCTGCCATGGCTGCTGAATCCAAGAAACTGGTCATCTATTATTCCCGTGCCGACGAAAACTATAGCGTGGGCTATATCAAGAAGGGCAATACCGAAATCGTTGCCGAAATCATTGCCGCAAAAACAGGTGCAACGCTTTTGAAGGTGGAACCCGTCAAGGAATATCCGAAAGAATACGACGACTGTATCGCTGTGGCCAAGAAGGAATTGGCAAACGACTCCCGTCCCGAAATTAAACCGGTTAGTGTCAATCCGGAAGAATACGACGAAATCTATGTCGGATATCCCGTGTGGTGGGGCGAAATGCCTATGCCCATGGTAACCTTCTTCGAAAAGTACAATCTGAAAGGTAAAACTATTCATCCTTTTGTCACTCACGAAGGTAGTGGCCTCAGCGGTGTAGCCCGCCTTAAGAAATTGACCGGCGCCAATGTTACTATGGGTCTCGCCATTTATGGTCACGTTGCCCAGAACGAAAAGTCCAAGGCCGAAAAAGACGTGGAAAAGTGGATAAGGTAA
- a CDS encoding nitroreductase — protein MNETLMTLETRRSCRKFKPDMITDEELEAVLRAGTFAPSGKNQQSSIIIAVTNKEMRDQIAEENRKIGGWDEGFDPFYGAPVILIVIADKDANNGSGTYINDGSLVMGNLMNAAASLGLGSVWIHRAKQEFESEFGKSILEKLGIKGNYEGIGHVALGYRQTPVPQALARKENYIFYIK, from the coding sequence ATGAACGAAACCCTGATGACTCTGGAAACTCGCCGCAGCTGCCGCAAGTTCAAGCCCGACATGATTACCGACGAGGAATTGGAAGCCGTGCTTCGCGCAGGAACCTTCGCCCCTTCCGGAAAGAACCAGCAGTCTTCCATCATCATCGCCGTAACCAACAAGGAAATGCGCGACCAGATCGCCGAAGAGAACCGCAAGATCGGCGGTTGGGACGAAGGTTTCGACCCCTTCTACGGCGCACCTGTAATCTTGATTGTCATTGCAGACAAGGATGCCAACAACGGCTCCGGAACCTATATCAACGACGGCAGTCTTGTCATGGGAAACCTGATGAATGCCGCCGCAAGCCTTGGCCTCGGCAGCGTCTGGATCCACCGCGCCAAACAGGAATTCGAAAGCGAATTCGGAAAGTCTATTCTAGAAAAGCTGGGCATCAAGGGCAACTACGAAGGCATCGGCCACGTGGCCCTAGGTTACCGTCAGACACCAGTTCCCCAGGCTTTGGCCCGCAAAGAAAACTACATCTTTTACATCAAGTAG